In one Sphingobium indicum B90A genomic region, the following are encoded:
- a CDS encoding DUF983 domain-containing protein: protein MQPATQEGGRWKRLSPMETGPFGRCPRCGAGHIFRGFLTVRDHCEICGLNYDFADPADGPAVFVQLFACVPGVIFIIMLEILARPGIWVHLAVGVPVLILTTVLPLRPIKGWLIAAQYVNKAQEAGTAALWAKLHDGRPGE from the coding sequence ATGCAACCGGCAACCCAGGAGGGAGGCCGCTGGAAGCGGCTGTCACCGATGGAGACCGGCCCCTTTGGCCGGTGCCCCCGCTGCGGCGCTGGGCATATTTTCCGCGGCTTCCTCACAGTGCGCGATCATTGCGAGATTTGCGGGCTGAACTACGACTTTGCCGATCCGGCGGATGGGCCAGCCGTGTTCGTGCAGCTATTCGCCTGCGTCCCCGGCGTGATCTTCATCATCATGCTGGAGATTTTGGCGCGTCCGGGAATTTGGGTGCATCTGGCCGTGGGTGTTCCGGTGCTGATCCTGACGACCGTGCTTCCCTTGCGTCCGATCAAGGGCTGGCTGATTGCCGCGCAATATGTGAACAAGGCGCAGGAAGCCGGGACTGCCGCATTATGGGCGAAACTGCACGATGGCCGGCCCGGCGAATAG
- the secA gene encoding preprotein translocase subunit SecA, with translation MFGALAKSIFGSSNDRYVKSLGKTVEQIASFEPTISAMTDEELAAQTVRFRERLAQGETLDDLLPEAFATVREAAKRTLGQRHYDVQMVGGIVLHRGEIAEMRTGEGKTLVATLATYLNALEGKGVHVVTVNDYLASRDCEWMGQVYRFLGLTTGVIVPNLSEDQRREAYNADITYATNNELGFDYLRDNMKYDRASMVQRPFNFAIVDEVDSILIDEARTPLIISGPTDDKSELYVAVDAIVKRLDEADYEKDEKQRTVTLTEDGTEKIERMLEEAGLLQGANLYDFENTAVVHHVNQALRANVMFRRDIDYIVKDGKVIIIDEFTGRMMDGRRWSDGLHQAVEAKEGVNIEPENQTLASITFQNYFRMYPKLGGMTGTAATEATEFFEIYKMNVVTIPTNRPVQRIDEEDSFYKNLEDKFRGIARTIREHQEKGQPVLVGTVSIEKSEMLSEFLNQEGVKHAVLNARFHESEAHIVAQAGRKGAVTIATNMAGRGTDIKLGGNLEMRVEDELRDMPEGPEREAAIARIEAEIEAEKQEVLAAGGLFVLATERHESRRIDNQLRGRSGRQGDPGLSRFYLSLDDDLMRIFGPDTMFAKMIRSNLEDGEALPPSKWLSKAIETAQKKVEARNYDIRKQVVEYDDVMNDQRKVIYEQRSDIMDAETVDDVVTDMRHETVNDLVGASCPPGTYPEQWDMDRLKARTAEVLNLAPDFDAWLAEDHVDPEMIEERLRALADEAVADKVKELDPENWHMIEKSILLQSLDHHWKEHLSTLDALRQVVHLRAYAQKTPINEYKQEAFALFERMLGNIREDVTGSIARVQFRMEEPLPEFDLPVLPDFITTHIDPFSGEDNSGDIDGGQISGITTTLPRPPAGGQAGEFANLDISRNAPCPCGSGQKYKHCHGALS, from the coding sequence ATGTTCGGCGCACTCGCCAAGTCCATTTTCGGCTCCTCCAACGACCGCTATGTGAAGTCGCTGGGCAAGACCGTCGAACAGATCGCGTCTTTCGAACCCACCATCTCCGCCATGACCGACGAGGAACTGGCGGCGCAGACCGTGCGATTCCGGGAGCGGCTGGCGCAGGGCGAGACGCTGGACGACCTGTTGCCCGAAGCCTTCGCCACGGTGCGGGAGGCGGCCAAGCGCACTCTCGGCCAGCGTCACTATGACGTGCAGATGGTGGGCGGCATCGTCCTGCATCGCGGCGAGATCGCGGAAATGCGCACGGGCGAGGGCAAGACGCTGGTTGCGACGCTCGCCACCTACCTCAACGCGCTGGAAGGGAAGGGCGTCCACGTCGTCACCGTGAACGACTATCTGGCCAGCCGCGACTGCGAATGGATGGGGCAGGTCTATCGCTTCCTGGGCCTCACCACCGGCGTCATCGTGCCGAACCTGTCGGAGGATCAGCGGCGCGAGGCCTATAACGCCGACATCACTTACGCCACGAACAACGAGCTTGGCTTCGATTATCTGCGCGACAACATGAAGTATGACCGCGCATCGATGGTGCAGCGGCCCTTCAACTTCGCCATCGTCGACGAGGTGGACTCGATCCTGATCGACGAGGCGCGCACGCCGCTGATCATCTCCGGCCCGACCGACGACAAGTCGGAGCTGTATGTCGCCGTCGACGCCATCGTGAAGCGGCTGGACGAGGCCGATTATGAGAAGGACGAGAAGCAGCGCACCGTCACCCTGACCGAGGACGGGACCGAGAAGATCGAGCGGATGCTGGAGGAGGCGGGGCTGCTGCAAGGCGCCAACCTCTATGATTTCGAGAACACCGCCGTCGTCCACCACGTCAATCAGGCGCTGCGCGCGAACGTCATGTTCCGCCGCGACATCGACTATATCGTCAAGGACGGCAAGGTCATCATCATCGACGAGTTCACCGGCCGCATGATGGACGGCCGCCGCTGGTCGGACGGGCTGCACCAGGCGGTGGAAGCCAAGGAAGGCGTGAATATCGAGCCGGAGAACCAGACGCTGGCCTCCATCACCTTCCAGAATTATTTCCGCATGTATCCCAAGCTGGGCGGCATGACCGGCACGGCCGCGACCGAAGCGACCGAATTCTTCGAAATCTACAAGATGAACGTCGTCACCATCCCGACCAACCGGCCGGTGCAACGCATTGACGAGGAAGACAGTTTCTACAAGAATCTGGAAGACAAGTTCCGCGGCATCGCCCGCACCATCCGCGAGCATCAGGAAAAGGGCCAGCCGGTCCTGGTCGGCACGGTGTCGATCGAAAAATCGGAAATGCTGTCCGAATTCCTCAACCAGGAGGGCGTGAAGCACGCGGTCCTCAACGCCCGCTTCCATGAGAGCGAAGCCCATATCGTGGCGCAGGCGGGGCGCAAGGGCGCCGTCACCATCGCCACCAACATGGCGGGACGCGGCACCGACATCAAATTGGGCGGCAACCTTGAGATGCGCGTCGAGGACGAATTGCGCGACATGCCGGAGGGGCCGGAACGGGAAGCGGCCATCGCCCGGATCGAGGCGGAGATCGAGGCGGAAAAGCAGGAAGTGCTGGCCGCCGGCGGCCTGTTCGTGCTGGCGACCGAGCGCCATGAAAGCCGCCGCATCGACAACCAGCTACGCGGCCGTTCGGGCCGTCAGGGCGACCCGGGCCTGTCGCGCTTTTACCTCAGTCTCGACGACGATCTGATGCGCATCTTCGGGCCGGACACGATGTTCGCGAAGATGATCCGCTCCAATCTGGAGGATGGCGAGGCGTTGCCGCCTTCGAAGTGGCTCAGCAAGGCCATCGAGACCGCGCAGAAGAAGGTCGAGGCGCGCAACTACGACATCCGCAAGCAGGTCGTCGAATATGACGACGTGATGAACGACCAGCGCAAGGTCATCTACGAACAGCGCAGCGACATCATGGATGCGGAGACGGTGGACGACGTCGTCACCGACATGCGGCATGAGACGGTCAACGATCTGGTCGGCGCGTCCTGCCCGCCGGGCACCTATCCCGAACAGTGGGATATGGATCGGCTGAAGGCCCGCACGGCCGAGGTGCTGAACCTGGCGCCCGATTTCGACGCCTGGCTGGCGGAGGATCATGTCGATCCGGAGATGATCGAGGAACGGCTGAGGGCGCTGGCGGACGAGGCCGTGGCGGACAAGGTCAAGGAACTCGACCCCGAAAACTGGCATATGATCGAAAAGTCGATCCTGCTCCAGAGCCTGGATCATCATTGGAAGGAGCATCTGTCGACCCTCGACGCGCTCCGCCAGGTCGTCCATCTGCGCGCCTATGCGCAGAAGACGCCGATCAACGAATATAAGCAGGAAGCCTTCGCTTTGTTCGAGCGCATGCTGGGCAATATCCGCGAGGATGTGACCGGCTCCATCGCCCGCGTCCAGTTCCGCATGGAAGAACCGCTACCGGAATTCGACCTGCCGGTGCTGCCCGACTTCATCACCACCCATATCGACCCCTTTTCGGGCGAGGATAATAGCGGCGACATCGACGGCGGGCAGATCAGCGGCATCACCACCACCCTGCCGCGTCCTCCCGCAGGCGGGCAGGCCGGAGAGTTCGCCAATCTGGACATCAGCCGCAACGCGCCATGCCCCTGCGGTTCGGGCCAGAAATACAAGCATTGCCACGGCGCGCTCAGCTAG
- a CDS encoding lytic murein transglycosylase codes for MRSSIMSLLLGLAAVMAGGLTADSVSAQEDVAFRAYLESLRPKARAMGIRDMTLDSVFPGLTPNPRVIQLDQNQPGGGAYAPIPNFEPYRRQHVDAARIGRGRTAYLANRARLARIEAETGVPEEIMVAIYGHETNYGAYTGDFDLIRSLATLSYEGRRRALFEPELLATLKMLDNGVPRSRLVGSWAGATGYPQFLPSVYLRLGRDGDGDGRVDIWNSEADALASIANYFVHAGWRRGQPWGIAVSVPAGLDRSALAARTSPARCPRVFNRHSRWLSMAEWRRMGIVPSGGGWPADRVMATLLEPDGPGKTAYLLTSNYRAILDYNCSNFYALSVGLLADAVKQ; via the coding sequence ATGCGTTCGTCGATCATGTCGCTGTTGCTGGGGCTCGCCGCCGTGATGGCAGGCGGCCTGACGGCGGACAGCGTCAGCGCGCAGGAGGATGTCGCCTTTCGCGCCTATCTAGAATCCCTCCGCCCGAAGGCGCGGGCGATGGGCATCCGGGACATGACGCTGGACAGTGTGTTTCCGGGCCTGACGCCCAATCCCCGCGTCATCCAGCTCGACCAGAACCAGCCCGGCGGCGGCGCCTACGCCCCCATTCCCAATTTCGAGCCGTATCGCCGCCAGCATGTCGACGCGGCGCGCATCGGCCGCGGCCGCACGGCCTATCTCGCAAACCGCGCCAGGCTCGCGCGGATCGAGGCGGAAACCGGCGTGCCGGAGGAGATCATGGTCGCCATTTACGGCCATGAGACCAATTATGGCGCCTATACCGGCGATTTCGACCTGATCCGCTCGCTCGCCACCCTTTCCTATGAGGGGCGCCGCCGCGCCTTGTTCGAACCGGAATTGCTGGCGACGCTCAAGATGCTGGACAATGGCGTGCCGCGCAGCCGCCTGGTGGGCAGTTGGGCGGGCGCGACGGGCTATCCCCAGTTCCTGCCCAGCGTCTATCTGCGGCTGGGCAGGGACGGCGACGGCGACGGCCGCGTCGACATCTGGAACAGCGAGGCCGACGCGCTGGCCTCCATCGCCAATTATTTCGTCCATGCCGGATGGCGGCGCGGCCAGCCGTGGGGCATCGCGGTGTCCGTGCCCGCCGGTCTTGATCGATCCGCCCTTGCCGCCCGCACCAGTCCCGCCCGCTGCCCCCGCGTGTTCAACCGGCACAGCCGCTGGCTCAGCATGGCGGAATGGCGGCGCATGGGGATAGTGCCGAGCGGGGGCGGATGGCCCGCCGACCGGGTGATGGCGACGCTGCTGGAGCCCGATGGTCCGGGCAAGACCGCCTATCTGCTCACCAGCAATTACCGGGCGATCCTCGACTATAACTGCTCGAATTTCTACGCCTTGTCGGTCGGCCTGCTCGCCGACGCGGTGAAGCAATAG